The nucleotide sequence GGCGGGCTCAGGCACCTCGTCGCTGCCCGGGCCCAGCAGATCCCGCGCCTTTTGCCGCAGCTCGACACACAGCCGTTCGGCGGTACGCCGGCCGATCCCTGGCGCCCGCTGCAACACTTCGACGTCGCCCCGGGCAAGCGCCTCGAGCAGCCTGTCCGGCTCGAGCGTAGACAGCGCGGACAGCGCCGTCCGGGGCCCCACGCCGGAGGCCTGGAGCAACAGCTCGAAGGCGCGCAGCTCCGCCTCGGTGGCGAACCCGAACAGCGTGATGCCGTCCTCCCGCACGCGGGTGTGTACCCACAAGGCGACCGGGCTGCCCGGGCGCGCCGCTCCCAGCGCCTGGCGAGTGGAGAGCGGGATGAACACCTGGTAGCCGACGCCGCCGGCGTCGACGACGGCATCGGTCCAGCCGAGGGTATCGAGCACGCCCCGTAGCTTCCGAATCATGGCCCGCCGGACGCCTCCTCCCGGGCAGGCCGGGCGGAAGAGCCGCCTGACGCCGTCCCTTCTGTCTCCATCCACGCCCCGCACAGGGCCACCGCCAGCGCGTCCGCCTCGTCGGGGCCCAGCGGAGCCTGGACGTGCAAGAGTGCCCGGACCATGTACCCCACCTGGCTCTTCTCCCCACGGCCCGCTCCGGTCATCATGAGCTTGACCTGCTGCGGGGTGAGCTCGACGATCCGCGCGCCCGCCTGGGCTGCCGCCAGCATCGCAACGCCCCGCGCCTCCCCGACGGCCATGGCCGACGTGCGATTGCGCCCGAGGAAAAGGCGCTCGACGACCACCAGCGGCGGCCGCCACTCCGCCAGCACGTCCTGCAGCTGCCGGTACAGTTCCAGCAGCCGGCGGTGGGCCGGCATGTGCGCCCTCGTCACGATGGTGCCGGAGGCGAGGAGCCGGCCGGTGCGCCCCTGGATCGCCACGACGCCGTAGCCCGTCCGGGCCAGCCCCGGGTCGATGCCGGCGACCACCAGGGGGCCGGCCGGCGACCCGCTCAAAGCTGCAGGGCCTCCATCACCTGGTCGGGGATGTCGAAGTTGGCGTGCACTTCCTGCACGTCGTCGTGGTTTTCCAGCGCGTCCACGAGCCTGAGCAGCCGCTCGGCGTCAGACCCCTCGACGGTCACCGTGGTCTTGGGCACCATGGTGAGCGCCGCTTCCCGCACCGTGTAGCCGCGCTCGGCGAGCCGCTCGCGCACCTGGTGAAGCGCCGCCGGGGTGCAGATGACCTCGTACCCCTCGCCCTCGTCGTTGGGGCGCACGTCGTCGCCGCCCGCGTCGGCGGTGTCCAGGATGAGCTGCTCCTCGTCCAGTCTTCCCCCGGGCCCGCCCGTGACCACCAGCCGCCCCTTGGGCTCGAACTGCCAGGCCACCGCCCCGCTCTCGGCGAGGCTCCCGCCGTGGCGCGTGAAGAGATAGCGCATCTCCCCCGACGTGCGGTTGCGGTTGTCCGTCATCGCCACGACCAGGATGGCGACGCCACCGGGCCCGTATCCCTCGTAGATGGCCTCCTCGTACGCCTCGGCTGCCTCGGCGCCGGATCCCTTGCGGATGGCCCGCTGGATGTTTTCGCCGGGCATGTTGGCCTCCCGGGCCTTGTCGATCGCCAGGCGCAGTTTGAAGTTGTGCTCCGGATCGGGGCCTCCCTGCCGGGCCGCCACCATGATCTGGCGAGCGAGCTTGGTGAACACCTGACCCCGGCGGGCGTCCTCTTTCATCTTCTGATGCTTGATATTGGCCCACTTGGAATGTCCGGACACAGCGACTCACCCGCCCCTCTACGCAGAACCCTGCCCCCGCAGGTCGGTCCCCCAGCCCGCAAGGGCGCGCACATGTTTGCCGTCGGCGCCATTCTAGCACGTCGCGATACGCCCGCCAATTGCCTCGCTGCATGCAGGGAACGGCCCCTCCACCCGGAATAGCTGTTCGACGCCCCACGAGGAGGCGGCGGGTGGGCATGAATGACGACCCAGGTGTACCTGACCCGAGACGGCCGGCTCGGCCGGACCGACGACCTCTCCGCCCGCAACTCGTGGGTGGTGCTGACGGCGCCTGCGCCCGAGGAGCTCGAGCGGGTGGAGCGGGAGCTGGACATTCCGCCCGACTTCCTGCGGGCCGCCCTCGACGAAGAGGAGCAGCCGCGCGTGGAGGTGGACGGGCAGCGGGTGCTGGTACTCTTGCGTGGCCCCGTGTTGCGCGGCGACCCGGCGTTCCCTCGCTATGAGACCCTCCCCCTGGCCGTGATCGTCACCCCGGCCCATCTCGTCACGGTCTGCCTGGAGCCGATGGAGATCGTCGAGTCGCTCGCCCAGCAGGGCCGGGTGCATACGGCCAAGCGTACGCAGTTCCTGATGCACGTGATGTACAGGACGGCGACGCTCTTCCTGCGCTACCTGCGCCTCATCGACCGCCGGAGCGACGAGCTGGAGCGCTCGCTCCAGCACGCCATGAAAAACGTCGAGTTGATCCGGCTGCTCGAGCTCGAGAAGAGCCTGGTTTACTTCTCCACGTCCCTGCGGGCCAACCAGATCGTCATGGACAAGCTGCTTCGCCTGCACCTCAAGCCCGGTGAGGGAGCGGTCAACGGCGAGCAGGCGTCGGCGGCGGTGACGACGGAGCCGGGGGTCTTGCGGCTGTACGACGAGGACCGGGAGTTCCTCGAGGACGTCATCACCGAAAACCGCCAGGCGCTGGAGATGGCCGACGTTTACAGCAACATCCTGAGCAGCACCATGGACGCGTTCGCCTCGATCATCGCCAACAACCTCAACGTCGTGATGAAGTTCCTGACCTCGGTCACCATCGTGCTGGCCGTGCCGACCATCGTCGCCAGCACCTTCGGCATGAACGTGACGCTGCCGCTGCAGGATCATCCCCTTGCCTTCTGGTTCGTCGTCGGGCTCACGGTGGTGCTGAGCGGGGGCGCCGCGTGGTGGCTGGGGCGGCGCGGGATGTTTTGACGGGGTGGCGCCGGCGGCTTACCTGCCGCCCACCGGCCATCGTTGCGGCCGGTGCGGGCGTCGGTTATACCGTAGGGAAAGACGTCCTCAGGGAGGCACTCGAAAGTGGCAAGCTACACGACCGAAGAGCGCAACGGGCACCCCCGCACGACGGTCAAGCTCGAGCCGGGCGAACGGGTGGCGCTGTGCCGGTGCTTCCAGTCCAAGAAATTCCCGCTTTGCGACGGCACCCACCGTGACGTCCCGGGCAAGGGCCCGGTCATCGTGGAGGCGCCAGGAGAGCCGCCGGCGGCCAAGGAGGGCTGAAGGGGTTCCCGGAGACCTCGCCGGTATCACGGTGGGCCGGCCCGGGCCAAGGTCGCTGCGGCGATACCGGCTCGGGCCGTTTCGCGTCTTTGGGTGCCGACCGGCGGGTGGCCGTCGCCCGTCGATGGCCTCTTTTGGGCGCGCATGGGCG is from Limnochorda sp. L945t and encodes:
- a CDS encoding YebC/PmpR family DNA-binding transcriptional regulator yields the protein MSGHSKWANIKHQKMKEDARRGQVFTKLARQIMVAARQGGPDPEHNFKLRLAIDKAREANMPGENIQRAIRKGSGAEAAEAYEEAIYEGYGPGGVAILVVAMTDNRNRTSGEMRYLFTRHGGSLAESGAVAWQFEPKGRLVVTGGPGGRLDEEQLILDTADAGGDDVRPNDEGEGYEVICTPAALHQVRERLAERGYTVREAALTMVPKTTVTVEGSDAERLLRLVDALENHDDVQEVHANFDIPDQVMEALQL
- the ruvC gene encoding crossover junction endodeoxyribonuclease RuvC, whose translation is MSGSPAGPLVVAGIDPGLARTGYGVVAIQGRTGRLLASGTIVTRAHMPAHRRLLELYRQLQDVLAEWRPPLVVVERLFLGRNRTSAMAVGEARGVAMLAAAQAGARIVELTPQQVKLMMTGAGRGEKSQVGYMVRALLHVQAPLGPDEADALAVALCGAWMETEGTASGGSSARPAREEASGGP
- the ruvA gene encoding Holliday junction branch migration protein RuvA is translated as MIRKLRGVLDTLGWTDAVVDAGGVGYQVFIPLSTRQALGAARPGSPVALWVHTRVREDGITLFGFATEAELRAFELLLQASGVGPRTALSALSTLEPDRLLEALARGDVEVLQRAPGIGRRTAERLCVELRQKARDLLGPGSDEVPEPAGTALGDGARHPGWRDAVEALVALGYSRQEAGRAVRAASRRVGAEEPLEELVKASLAVVAGGR
- a CDS encoding magnesium transporter CorA family protein — protein: MTTQVYLTRDGRLGRTDDLSARNSWVVLTAPAPEELERVERELDIPPDFLRAALDEEEQPRVEVDGQRVLVLLRGPVLRGDPAFPRYETLPLAVIVTPAHLVTVCLEPMEIVESLAQQGRVHTAKRTQFLMHVMYRTATLFLRYLRLIDRRSDELERSLQHAMKNVELIRLLELEKSLVYFSTSLRANQIVMDKLLRLHLKPGEGAVNGEQASAAVTTEPGVLRLYDEDREFLEDVITENRQALEMADVYSNILSSTMDAFASIIANNLNVVMKFLTSVTIVLAVPTIVASTFGMNVTLPLQDHPLAFWFVVGLTVVLSGGAAWWLGRRGMF
- a CDS encoding CDGSH iron-sulfur domain-containing protein, with the translated sequence MASYTTEERNGHPRTTVKLEPGERVALCRCFQSKKFPLCDGTHRDVPGKGPVIVEAPGEPPAAKEG